TCAGGCATGTTGTCTTTCCGACTTCACAATAAATGCAGTCGAGTGAGCAGATAGCGTCTCCAACGAGATCCAGACCAAGTGAAAGACCAAGGCGACCGGAGTGTACCGGTCCGAATACATATTTATATCCCATCGTCACAAAACCTCTTATACTCAATTTGCCGGCTATGGGAAAGAGGCTTGACTTTCCGTGCCGGGGACAATACCTCACGGGTCTACTTTGGAGGATATTATGCTTGAACCCGGTCAACTGGTACTGCTCATCAGCCCGAAGGGCAAGCGTTACATGAAGGTCCTTGATCTTGAAAAGGACCTGCATACGCAGGAAGGCATTCTGCTGATGGCTGATGTAGCCAAGGCAGACTATGGTACCATCGTACATACGCACCTTGGACGCCCGTTCCGAGTGGTGCGTCCTACCCTCTCGGATATGGTCAAGGGCGTACGCCGCCAGACACAGGTACTGTACCCCAAGGACATCGGCTACTTGCTGGTGCGTCTTGGCATTGGTGCCGGTAAGACGGTTATTGAGGCTGGCAGCGGCTCCGGCAGCCTGACGGTTGCCCTTTCGCACACTGTTGGCAACGACGGCCGGGTGTTCACATATGAACGCCGTCCCGAGTTTGCAGAACTGTGCCGCAGCAACCTTGATCGTTACGGTCTTGGCGCGAATGTGACACAGGTCATTGGCCATGATGTCGCAGAAGGCTTTGTTCGCAACACAGAAGAAGAGGGCACACGTGCAGACGCACTGTTCCTCGACGTCCGTACTCCCTGGGAGTATGTGCACCTGATTCCCGCAGCAATCAAGCCCGGTTCTCCCGTGGCTTTCCTGCTGCCGACGATTTCTCAGGTGAGCGATCTGCTCAAGGCGCTTGAGGCTGCCCCGTTTGCAGACCTTGAGGTTGCCGAAATTCTGGTTCGCCGCTGGAAGACTGTGCCAGATCGTATGCGTCCTGATGACCGCATGGTGGCCCACACAGGTTTCCTCGTTTTTGCCCGCCATCAGGAAGGCAATGATGAGTTTGAAGCCGCGCGTCCGCTTGGGACTCGTGAGCGCAAGCAGCAGAAGGCACGCGAAAAGCGCCTTGCTGCCGAAGCAGCAAAAAATTCTGACGCCGAAGGCGAAGGAAATCAGGAAGAATCAGCATAAAAATGGGGTAAAACCTGTTTTGTGCCAATTCTGAACGGTTATAATTGATTTGCTCCAGTTTTTGTCGTTTTTTGACGAATGCTGGAGCAAATTTCGCTGTTTTGCGTGTGTGGGTTGAAATCACGCTGCAAAATGTGGTATTTCCGCATGTCATAAAGCATGCGTGCACGATATTTTTAAAATCTTAAAGGTGAGGTAAGAACATGACCCGTAAGGACCGTACCGAAGGCATCTACTCTCGTCGTGAGGTGCTGGACGAGTCTGAACGTCGCCAGTATTACCAGATCCAGCTCAAGGAGCTGCTGGCCTACGCCTACAGATATTCCGAAGACGTCAAAAAGCGTTTTGACCGCGCCCAGTTTAATGTTGAGAAATTCCGCTCTCTTTCTGATCTGAAGCACATCCCGATCATCAAGAAAAAAGAACTGATCTTTCTCCAGTCTATGGGTCCGCGTCTGGGCGGTCTTTTGACCAAGGATCTTGGTGAACTGCGCCGCGTCTTCCTGTCTCCCGGTCCGATCTTTGACCCGGAAGACAGAACAGAAGATTACTGGGGCTGGACAGAAGGCTTTTATGCCGCTGGTTTCCGTTCTGGCGATCTCTCTCAGGTGACGTTTAACTACCACCTGACTCCTGCTGGTCTGATGTTTGAAGAGCCGCTGAGAAACCTCGGCTGTTCCGTTGTTCCGGCTGGCCCGGGCAACACGGCAACCCAGCTCGAGATCATGCAGAAGCTGCGGACCACGGGCTACGTGGGTACCCCCAGCTACCTGATGCATCTGGCTCAGAAGGCAGAAGAAGCCGGTCTGAACCTGCGTAAGGACCTCTATCTTGAGGTTGCTTTCGTAACGGGTGAGAAATTCCCCGAAAAGATGCGTCAGACCATCGAAAAGAAATTCGACCTGATTATGCGTCAGGGCTACGGCACCGCAGATGTTGGCTGCATTGGTTATGAGTGTTACCATTGCAACGGCCTGCATTTGTCGAACCGTGCTTACGTTGAAATCTGTCATCCTGACACGGGTATCCCGCTCAAGGATGGCGAGGTTGGCGAAATTGTTGTCACCTCTTTCAACCATACCTATCCGCTGATTCGACTGGCTACTGGTGATCTGTCGTACATCGACCGCGCACCGTGTGCCTGTGGCCGTACTTCTCCGCGCCTTGGCAATATTGTCGGCCGGGTTGATACCACCACCCGAATCAAGGGCATGTTTGTTTACCCGCATCAGGTTGAGCAGGTCATGTCTCAGTTCGAAGATATTAAACGTTGGCAGATCGAAGTCACCAATCCTGGTGGCATTGATGAGATGATTCTGCACATTGAGGCCAGCAACTTCACCCGCGAGGATGAACTGCTGCACGCCTTTAGACAGCAGATCAAGCTTCGTCCTTCTCTGGACGTAGTTGCTCCTGGTACGCTGCCAGCACAGATTCGTCCCATTGAGGACAAGAGGAAATGGGATTAACCCCGCGTTTCTTCTCATATCTTACACGTCTTGGTGCTGTCGTCCTCGTGGCGGCAGCCCTTGGCGCCTGTGCGCCTCACAGGCCGGTCTCCGGACCTGTCCCTGAGGTGCCTTCCGTTGCTCCCGGCACATTCCTTTCTGCTCAGGGAGATGTTTTCCCCCTAGACCGCCTGGCAGCGTTTGCTGGGCAGGCTGATTATGTCCTTCTTGGCGAAGGTCATGCTTCGGCCTGCGATCATTTGGCACAGGCACGCATGCTTGAGGCCCTGTGTCGGGCCGCCTGTGAAGCTGGTCGCCCGGTTCCTGCTCTTGGATTGGAAATGGTCTCTGTAGACCATCAGCCCGTGCTGGACCGGTTTAATTCTGGGGAAATAGGAGCAGACGGACTCGCCAAGGCTCTCGACTGGAAAAAAGTCTGGGGCTATGGCTATGAGCTGTATCGGCCTGTTTTTGAAGTCGCAGAAGCACAGAATATGCCCCTTGTGGCCTTGAATGTGCCCCGCCGCGTGACCCGCACTGTGGGTCGGGAAGGGACGGATGCGCTCACAAAGGCCGATCGCGTTTTTCTTCCGAAAAAAATCCTGCCCCCGTCTCGGGAACAGCAGGAATTTCTTCAAGAGCAGTTTGCCCTGCATCAAAAAATGATGAAGGGAGCACCGGAGCGCATGCAGGCTTCTGTTTCGCGTTTTCAGACCGTGCAGTCCATTTGGGATACTGCAATGGCTGAGAATGCAATGAAAGCCCGCCATTCGTTTGTGCGCCCGATAGCTATTATTGTTGGCTCTGGCCATGTTGAATATGGCTGGGGCATAGAGCATCGTCTGGCAACGCTTGATCCAGAGGCTCAGGTGTATTCCATTGCTCCGTGGCGGGGCGGGGATGCTCCAGAGCCAGATCTGGCCGATGCGTTTTTTTACTGTCCACCCCGGCAGACCCTCAAACTGGGTCTGGTTGTGGAAATGAAGTCCTGCGGTGCGCAGGTCGTTTCCATTGCTGCGGGGTCTCGGGCAGAAAAGGCCGGACTCAAAGAGGGGGACTGCATTGTCCGTGCTCAGGGCATGCCTGTGGAGGCTCTGTGGACATTGCACAAGGCTGCGGTTCGCGCCAATCGTGAGGATAAAGGACGCCTGCGTTTTGACGTCCTGCGCGAGGGCACATCCCACCATCTGACAATCCAACTTTCCAGAACCAGTCGGAAGGGGACCACGGTTGCCCCAACTGGCACACCCTAATTCAATATGCCTGAACTTCCAGAGGTACAGACCATAGCCCGCGAACTCCTCAACGAGCTTCGCGAGCAGCGTATACTGTCGTTTGACTTGCTGTCCAAGGGTGCCGTCAACAAAGAGTACGGTGCAATGTCTCCGTCACAGATTGCCCGTCATCTGCCTGGTAGCATGATTCGTCGCGTTTGGCGTCGGGGCAAGCTGCTGCTGATTGACATTGTCACGCTCAAGAAAAAAGAGCTGACCATCTGTTTTCACCTGAAAATGACTGGACGCCTGCTGGTGACTGATACCATTGCAGCTCCAGACAAGCACTGCCGCCTGCGTTTCCGTCTGCCTGATGGCCGCGCCCTGTTCTTTGCGGATTCCCGCAAGTTTGGGTTCTGCCGGGTTATGACGCAGCAGGCTCTCAGCACATGGCCTTTCTACAAGAGCCTCGGCCCTGAGCCGCTTGAAGTTTCCGTTGATGACTTTGTGGAACTCTTCAAGGGCCGCCGTGGTCAGGTGAAGCCATTGCTGCTGGACCAGAACTTTATTGCTGGCGTTGGCAACATCTATGCAGATGAATCTTTGTTCCGCGCTGGCATTCTGCCGCATGCACTGGCTTCCAGTGTTGAGCGTGAGCGTCTTGAGGCACTGCATGCTTCCTTGCAGGACGTGCTGAAAGAAGCCATTGCCGCTAACGGCAGTTCCATCAATGATTACCGTGATGCACACGGGGATGCTGGTGCATTCCAGAATGAATTCCGTGTGTATGGCCGGGCCGGAGAGGCTTGCGTCAACTGCGGCTCTGAATTGCAGCGCCGTACTGTGGCTGGACGCGCCACTGTCTTCTGCCCCAAGTGCCAGCACTAAGCAGGGGTTTTCATGAGTAGCCTCGCCAGAGGAATTGCCAAAAATGCCGCTGTAGTCGGTGGGGCAACGCTCCTTTCCAGAATCCTTGGCTTTGTCCGGGATTTGATTATTGCGTTCGCCCTTGGCGCAGGCCCTGTGGCAGATGCCTTTTTTGTGGCCTTTCGCCTGCCGAATCTCATGCGCAGGCTTTTTGGCGAGGGTTCGCTGACAATGGCCTTCGTCCCGGTCTATTCGCGAGTGCGCGAAGAGCACGGGGCGGAGGCCTCACACGTCATGGCCCGCTCCATGCACATCTGGCTCGTTCTCGTGCTGGGTGTGTTGACGCTTGTGGCCATGTACTTTGCCCGCCCCCTCACGCTTGCCATTGCTCCGGGCTTTGCCGGAGAACCACGTCAGCTTCAGCTGACTGTGGAACTGGTTCGCATCTGTTTCCCGTATACGATTTTTATTTGTGGCGTTGCCCTGTGCATGGGAATCCTCAACTCTGAGGGACACTTTCTCATGCCCGCGCTCGCCCCGTGTGTGCTCAACATTGTTTTGATCTCTGCTGCCCTTGGCGCGGTCTGGCTCAAGCTCTCTGTCCCGCATATGCTGGCTTATGGCGTGCTTGTCGCTGGAGTCCTGC
Above is a window of Desulfobaculum bizertense DSM 18034 DNA encoding:
- the mutM gene encoding bifunctional DNA-formamidopyrimidine glycosylase/DNA-(apurinic or apyrimidinic site) lyase produces the protein MPELPEVQTIARELLNELREQRILSFDLLSKGAVNKEYGAMSPSQIARHLPGSMIRRVWRRGKLLLIDIVTLKKKELTICFHLKMTGRLLVTDTIAAPDKHCRLRFRLPDGRALFFADSRKFGFCRVMTQQALSTWPFYKSLGPEPLEVSVDDFVELFKGRRGQVKPLLLDQNFIAGVGNIYADESLFRAGILPHALASSVERERLEALHASLQDVLKEAIAANGSSINDYRDAHGDAGAFQNEFRVYGRAGEACVNCGSELQRRTVAGRATVFCPKCQH
- a CDS encoding tRNA (adenine-N1)-methyltransferase, yielding MLEPGQLVLLISPKGKRYMKVLDLEKDLHTQEGILLMADVAKADYGTIVHTHLGRPFRVVRPTLSDMVKGVRRQTQVLYPKDIGYLLVRLGIGAGKTVIEAGSGSGSLTVALSHTVGNDGRVFTYERRPEFAELCRSNLDRYGLGANVTQVIGHDVAEGFVRNTEEEGTRADALFLDVRTPWEYVHLIPAAIKPGSPVAFLLPTISQVSDLLKALEAAPFADLEVAEILVRRWKTVPDRMRPDDRMVAHTGFLVFARHQEGNDEFEAARPLGTRERKQQKAREKRLAAEAAKNSDAEGEGNQEESA
- a CDS encoding ChaN family lipoprotein; this encodes MGLTPRFFSYLTRLGAVVLVAAALGACAPHRPVSGPVPEVPSVAPGTFLSAQGDVFPLDRLAAFAGQADYVLLGEGHASACDHLAQARMLEALCRAACEAGRPVPALGLEMVSVDHQPVLDRFNSGEIGADGLAKALDWKKVWGYGYELYRPVFEVAEAQNMPLVALNVPRRVTRTVGREGTDALTKADRVFLPKKILPPSREQQEFLQEQFALHQKMMKGAPERMQASVSRFQTVQSIWDTAMAENAMKARHSFVRPIAIIVGSGHVEYGWGIEHRLATLDPEAQVYSIAPWRGGDAPEPDLADAFFYCPPRQTLKLGLVVEMKSCGAQVVSIAAGSRAEKAGLKEGDCIVRAQGMPVEALWTLHKAAVRANREDKGRLRFDVLREGTSHHLTIQLSRTSRKGTTVAPTGTP
- a CDS encoding phenylacetate--CoA ligase family protein, producing MTRKDRTEGIYSRREVLDESERRQYYQIQLKELLAYAYRYSEDVKKRFDRAQFNVEKFRSLSDLKHIPIIKKKELIFLQSMGPRLGGLLTKDLGELRRVFLSPGPIFDPEDRTEDYWGWTEGFYAAGFRSGDLSQVTFNYHLTPAGLMFEEPLRNLGCSVVPAGPGNTATQLEIMQKLRTTGYVGTPSYLMHLAQKAEEAGLNLRKDLYLEVAFVTGEKFPEKMRQTIEKKFDLIMRQGYGTADVGCIGYECYHCNGLHLSNRAYVEICHPDTGIPLKDGEVGEIVVTSFNHTYPLIRLATGDLSYIDRAPCACGRTSPRLGNIVGRVDTTTRIKGMFVYPHQVEQVMSQFEDIKRWQIEVTNPGGIDEMILHIEASNFTREDELLHAFRQQIKLRPSLDVVAPGTLPAQIRPIEDKRKWD